The genomic window GATCCACTTGAAATGTTGACtgctatatttatatattttatttactagcagtattggtgtaaaaaaaaaaatatatatatatatatatatatatatatcttaaaatatgtaacacatttgttaattttttttttttttttttttcagccccAGGAGGCACCCTATCTGATGACATGACCCGTACTGAGTACTGCCTCTTCACGGCAAGTGAAGACCTGGAGACCATGCAGGCTTACGCTCAGGTATTTACAATTACATGCTACCTGACCGGCAAATATTCTTGTTTTGGAGTTTGTTCCGAATTAATATCACCGTGACGGGTGTAATGTGTATTTACTGGCTTCCTCTTTACATGCTTTAACATGTTCGCCTCGTATCGTAGGTTTTTAACAAGCTGATCAGGCGTTACAAGTACCTGGAGAAAGGGTTTGAAGAGGAGATTAAGAAGGTAAGCAAACTTGTTGCACTAAGGATTACACCATATTTGTTAGTCAAACAAAGTTGGTGTCGTTGTGCATCAGGAAAGTCCCATGGTATCCTCACTACTCTTTTCTTTCACAGCTGCTGCTGTTTTTAAAAGGGTTCACCGAGTCAGAGAGGAATAAATTGGCCATGCTTACCGGAATCCTGCTGGCCAATGGCAATATATCAGCCTCCATCCTGAGCAGCCTCTTTAATGAGAACTTGGTCAAGGAAGGTAATGACTGACTTTAGAATTTGTTTAATGGCACTAGACTAGCAAGGCTTTCGAGTGAAGAATTTGTCAACTAACTGTCATCTGGGTTTTATTGCAGGTGTGTCTGCCTCTTTCGCTGTGAAGCTGTTCAAATCTTGGATCAACGAAAAAGACATCAACTCAGTTGCTGCTAGCTTGCGTAAAGTTGGCATGGACAACAGGCTGATGGTAAATATCGTACTGCAGCCTCAACTTGGGATGCAAGttctaaaaacagtccaaaaataGTTTAGTTGGAGTTGAGGCTGGACGATATGGCCAAAGTTCATATCACAATATATATCTTTTTTGACTGCCAAGAATGCCCACAACAGATGTCTGTACTAGCGAACTTCTGAAAAATTAGTTTGCCAAGTCTATGAAACCACTTTCTATGAaactatataatatttaaaaaaaaaaaaagttcttatattgaattattgtccagcccaagtttgattaatattattttttacacaatgtttatataatatgatAAAGGTTTAATAGTAGGTTTAAAAGTTTAATACTTTTGGCTATATGAAAAAGCTATAAAATCAGGTAAAAAAAATTCATACATGATCTTTGAATGATTTGGTAAATAGTCTAAAAACAATTTATAACATTAGGTGTTTAATAAACGtgaataaaaatactttttcaaCCAATGTTTTaggaaaataaaaattacatgttaaaataaaacaggaaaaaatttAACTTGTGAAAAATAGAAATGCTGTCTTGGAAAGTAACACATGAAGTAGAAatttaagttaaagtactaaaattacttttaactaaacctgaaataaaaagaaaaggcCAAATGAAAATTCACAACTGGCAAAAGcacattttaacttttaattttttaCTAAAATTAATATCTGAAgtgttttacaattttatttgcaAGCTCAAAAGATGGTAAACTTTTCTCATGCCACATTaatcaagacatttttttttttttttttaattattattagtgcTTTTAATATTCGCATGTTAACGCaggcaattatttattttttgtttctatttttaacagcattaaaaatatttagtcAGATCTGTGTCTTATTTAGCAGCGGcggctcttaaagtaatagcagccaaataagctaTTAACCAAACTGTTGTGATGTCTGGTAAtcaaagaaaataaagaaacaaatagCTTTTTGTAGCTTCAAGGATTGTTCTATATTTGGTGTTTGATAacttttgtatatttcctactagtagtagtattttttttaaatctaatgttaaaattgatagccATTTAACATTATAGTGTAATTGAGACCTATAGTTAATGCTTAATATTAAGGGTAAAAAGAACCTTTCTAGAGACCTCAGTAATATTGGTAACAGTGGTACTCTCcttgagttataaaaaaatatttaacaaatattaaaaacactGTCTTTGCTTGTATATTAATTTgaatgtaaaaatattacaatataaaagcaCATTTAACTTTTAaagttaggtgggattaatcgtGATTATTTGTGGGATTAATTGATTATTTGTGACTAAGCGTGATTAATCGTGTGAGTAACCACATGATTCATGTTTAATCGTGTGATGGTTTGTGGTTAATTGTGTGATGACGCATGGTTAACCATGATTAATGGTGTGATTTAATCGATTAATGTCAGAAAATGTGCACAACCAGTTTTTATTTTTCTGGCTGATGTTCATGTAACATGTTCCTCTTTTACTCAACAGGAGCTGTTCCCTGCCAACAAGCGTAGCTGCGAAcacttctcaaaatatttcaccgATGCTGGGCTGAAGGAGCTCTCGGACTTCGCTCGCAACCAGCAGTCCATCGGAGCACGCAAAGAGCTTCAGAAAGAACTGCAAGAGCAGATGTCCCGTGGCGAGACCCTCAAAGACGTGAGTTTCTGCACAAGTTGGCCACAGCAATTGCATTCGGTTATCGTTTTGCTTAAATTGTCTTGCTCGTTCCCCAGATCATTGCCTACGTTCGGGAAGAGATGAAGAAAACGAGCATCTCCGAGCAGACAATGATCGGCATCGTGTGGACCAGTGTCATGAGCTCCGTCGAGTGGAATAAAAAGGAGGAGCTCGTCACAGAGCAAGCCATCAAACACTTGAAGGTATCTATGACGTGCCTAGAAGTATAATGATCTGCAATATGTCCTTTTATCGAATTACTGACCGTAATATGGTCTGCTAACTTTGTTTGTAGCAATACAGCCCACTGCTGAAGGCCTTCACCTCCCAGGGCCTGTCTGAGCTCA from Garra rufa chromosome 7, GarRuf1.0, whole genome shotgun sequence includes these protein-coding regions:
- the bzw1a gene encoding eIF5-mimic protein 2-A, whose product is MNNQKQQKPTLTGQRFKTRKRDEKERFDPTQFQESIVQGLNQTGTDLEAVAKFLDASGAKLDYRRYAETLFDILVAGGMLAPGGTLSDDMTRTEYCLFTASEDLETMQAYAQVFNKLIRRYKYLEKGFEEEIKKLLLFLKGFTESERNKLAMLTGILLANGNISASILSSLFNENLVKEGVSASFAVKLFKSWINEKDINSVAASLRKVGMDNRLMELFPANKRSCEHFSKYFTDAGLKELSDFARNQQSIGARKELQKELQEQMSRGETLKDIIAYVREEMKKTSISEQTMIGIVWTSVMSSVEWNKKEELVTEQAIKHLKQYSPLLKAFTSQGLSELTLLLKIQEYCYDNIHFMKAFQKIVVLLYKADVLSEEVILKWYTEAHMAKGKSVFLEQMKKFVEWLKNAEEESESEEEEGD